One Bacillus sp. FJAT-52991 genomic region harbors:
- a CDS encoding isoprenyl transferase, which yields MINKKKLWGKNEVHHTEDKIEQIKKDSVPEHIAIIMDGNGRWAKKRALPRIAGHHEGMKTVRKITRLANRLGVKTLTLYAFSTENWKRPKLEVDFLMKLPEEFLSTFLPELIDENVRVEMMGDRQQIPTHTLRAVDKARKDTEQNDGLILNFALNYGSRAEILDAVKCIMHDVKNGILKEDELNEEVFSRYLMTKHLNDPDLLIRTSGEIRLSNFMLWQLAYTEFWFSDVLWPDFNETHLLEAIESYQRRSRRFGGLQS from the coding sequence ATGATCAACAAAAAGAAGTTGTGGGGAAAGAATGAAGTCCATCATACTGAAGATAAGATTGAACAAATCAAAAAAGATTCGGTTCCGGAACATATTGCCATTATCATGGATGGGAATGGCAGGTGGGCAAAGAAAAGAGCCCTTCCTAGAATTGCTGGTCATCATGAAGGGATGAAAACCGTTAGAAAAATAACGAGATTAGCCAATCGTCTAGGAGTTAAAACGTTAACTTTATACGCTTTTTCGACTGAAAATTGGAAACGTCCCAAACTGGAAGTAGATTTTTTGATGAAGCTTCCAGAAGAGTTTCTTAGTACGTTTTTGCCTGAATTGATTGATGAAAATGTTAGAGTAGAAATGATGGGGGACCGCCAGCAAATTCCTACGCACACATTACGTGCGGTCGACAAAGCCAGAAAAGACACTGAACAAAATGATGGCCTCATTTTAAACTTTGCTTTGAACTATGGGAGTAGAGCAGAGATATTAGATGCAGTGAAATGTATAATGCATGATGTCAAAAATGGTATACTAAAAGAAGATGAATTAAATGAAGAAGTCTTTTCCCGTTATTTAATGACGAAGCATTTAAACGATCCAGACTTACTGATTAGAACGAGTGGGGAAATACGCTTAAGTAATTTTATGCTTTGGCAGCTTGCCTACACAGAATTTTGGTTTTCTGATGTGCTGTGGCCTGACTTTAATGAAACCCACT
- the pyrH gene encoding UMP kinase, whose product MSVPKYKRVVLKLSGEALAGDAGFGINPKVIKSIAEQVKEIAELDVEVAVVVGGGNIWRGKIGSEMGMDRATADYMGMLATVMNSMALQDSLEQLGIETRVQTSIEMRQVAEPYIRRRAIRHLEKKRVVIFAAGTGNPYFSTDTTAALRAAEIEAEVILMAKNNVDGVYSADPRVDKEAVKYNELSYLDVLKEGLAVMDSTASSLCMDNDIPLIVFSVMESGNIKRVVMGDNIGTIVRGKE is encoded by the coding sequence ATGAGCGTTCCAAAGTATAAACGTGTTGTATTAAAGCTTAGTGGAGAGGCATTGGCAGGAGATGCTGGGTTTGGTATTAACCCTAAAGTCATTAAGTCCATTGCAGAACAAGTAAAAGAAATTGCAGAATTAGATGTGGAAGTAGCAGTTGTTGTTGGTGGTGGAAACATTTGGAGAGGGAAAATCGGTAGTGAAATGGGTATGGACCGTGCGACAGCTGATTACATGGGCATGTTAGCAACGGTGATGAATTCGATGGCTTTACAAGATAGTTTAGAGCAACTAGGTATTGAAACTCGTGTTCAAACATCCATTGAAATGCGCCAAGTGGCCGAACCTTACATCCGTCGTCGTGCTATTCGCCATTTAGAAAAGAAACGTGTCGTTATTTTTGCAGCAGGTACAGGAAATCCTTATTTCTCTACAGATACAACCGCTGCTTTAAGAGCTGCTGAAATTGAAGCAGAAGTGATTTTGATGGCAAAAAATAATGTAGACGGTGTATATTCTGCGGATCCACGTGTGGATAAAGAAGCGGTCAAATATAACGAGCTTTCCTATTTAGATGTGTTAAAAGAAGGATTAGCTGTAATGGATTCAACTGCTTCTTCTTTATGTATGGATAACGATATTCCGTTAATTGTGTTCTCTGTAATGGAAAGCGGAAATATTAAACGTGTTGTCATGGGAGATAATATTGGAACAATTGTTAGGGGGAAAGAATAA
- the frr gene encoding ribosome recycling factor, with the protein MPTKVMEQLNDKMTKAVQAFTRELASIRAGRASAQLLDRVTVEYYGAPTPINQLASVSVPEARLLVIQPYDKTALGDIEKAILKSDLGLTPSNDGSVIRLAFPALTEERRKELAKLVKKEAEDAKVAIRNIRRDANEDFKKLEKAGEITEDALRGHTEDVQKETDQFITKIDEIAKDKEKEIMEV; encoded by the coding sequence ATGCCAACTAAAGTAATGGAACAATTAAATGACAAAATGACAAAAGCAGTTCAAGCTTTTACAAGAGAGTTAGCTTCAATTCGTGCTGGTCGTGCGAGCGCCCAGTTATTAGATCGCGTGACAGTAGAGTATTACGGAGCGCCAACGCCAATTAACCAATTGGCTTCTGTCTCAGTGCCAGAAGCGAGACTGTTAGTGATTCAGCCTTATGATAAAACAGCACTTGGCGACATTGAAAAAGCGATTTTAAAATCAGATTTAGGGCTAACGCCATCCAATGATGGTTCAGTCATTCGTCTGGCTTTCCCTGCTTTAACAGAAGAGCGCCGTAAAGAATTGGCGAAGTTAGTAAAGAAAGAAGCAGAAGATGCAAAAGTCGCTATTCGCAATATTCGTCGCGATGCCAATGAAGACTTTAAAAAGCTTGAAAAAGCGGGCGAAATTACTGAGGATGCTCTACGTGGCCACACGGAAGATGTTCAAAAGGAAACCGATCAATTTATTACGAAAATTGACGAAATCGCCAAAGATAAAGAAAAAGAAATCATGGAAGTTTAA